Proteins encoded within one genomic window of Amorphus orientalis:
- a CDS encoding FadR/GntR family transcriptional regulator, whose protein sequence is MVFDRIIHNRTADAIVDQIEELILQGVLRTGDRLPSERDLAKQLDVSRPILREALKTLETRGLIVARHGGGTFVADVIGTVFSEPIVKLFARQPAAVFDYLEFRREIEQITSAFAAERATAADREILTRLIEGMKEAHERGAFDDEAELDVEFHHAIGESAHNILLLHTLRSCYRLLADGVFYSRVRLYQSPEARDRLLEQHVAIHEAIMSGDPEAARRAAASHVGYVADSLRQIERVGAWEEVSERRLSRFSPGAGGTRKRAAPSQQTYPETQDPLPADPADGHTR, encoded by the coding sequence ATGGTGTTCGATCGTATCATTCACAATCGCACGGCCGACGCGATCGTCGATCAGATCGAGGAGCTGATCCTGCAGGGCGTCCTCAGGACCGGCGATCGCCTGCCCTCGGAACGCGATCTCGCGAAGCAGCTGGACGTCTCGCGTCCGATCCTGCGGGAAGCCCTCAAGACGCTCGAGACGCGCGGCCTGATCGTCGCCCGCCACGGCGGCGGCACCTTCGTGGCCGACGTCATCGGAACCGTGTTCTCAGAGCCCATCGTGAAGCTGTTCGCCCGCCAGCCGGCGGCCGTGTTCGACTATCTGGAGTTCCGCCGCGAGATCGAGCAGATCACCTCCGCCTTCGCCGCGGAGCGCGCGACCGCGGCCGACCGGGAGATCCTGACGCGGCTGATCGAAGGCATGAAGGAAGCCCACGAGCGCGGCGCCTTCGACGACGAGGCCGAACTCGACGTGGAATTCCACCACGCCATCGGCGAAAGCGCCCACAATATCCTGCTGCTGCACACGTTGCGCAGCTGCTACAGGCTGCTCGCCGACGGGGTCTTCTACAGCCGCGTGCGCCTGTATCAGAGCCCGGAAGCCCGCGACCGGCTCCTGGAGCAGCACGTGGCGATCCACGAAGCCATTATGAGCGGCGATCCGGAGGCCGCAAGGCGTGCGGCCGCGAGCCACGTCGGCTATGTGGCCGACTCGCTCCGGCAGATCGAGCGCGTCGGCGCATGGGAAGAGGTCTCCGAACGCCGGTTGTCGCGGTTTTCTCCCGGCGCCGGGGGCACGCGTAAGCGCGCCGCGCCGTCCCAGCAGACCTATCCCGAAACGCAGGATCCCCTTCCGGCCGATCCCGCCGATGGACACACCCGATGA
- a CDS encoding DUF6653 family protein: MTGLSFLARTMGMSDSVWERHANPWSGWTRLATFPLLFLAIWSHVWIGWWALVPVGILAVWHWLNPRVFPVPTGSGNWMTRGVYGERLWLNRLHRPVPERHRVVPHLLAAASGVGIVIAVIGFVLGAFWIALLGWVIAGVAKLWFVDRMVWLYNDMAGPVPAAAPARADRPVFNPDATGAP; the protein is encoded by the coding sequence ATGACGGGGCTATCCTTCCTGGCCCGAACCATGGGGATGTCCGACTCGGTCTGGGAGCGACATGCCAACCCATGGAGCGGCTGGACGCGGCTTGCGACCTTCCCGCTCCTGTTCCTGGCAATCTGGAGTCATGTCTGGATCGGCTGGTGGGCGCTGGTGCCGGTGGGCATTCTGGCGGTCTGGCACTGGCTGAACCCGCGTGTGTTTCCGGTTCCGACGGGGAGCGGCAACTGGATGACCCGGGGCGTCTACGGCGAACGCCTCTGGCTCAACCGGTTGCACCGTCCTGTCCCGGAGCGTCACCGGGTGGTGCCGCACCTGCTGGCGGCGGCGTCCGGGGTCGGCATCGTGATCGCCGTGATCGGGTTCGTGCTCGGCGCCTTCTGGATCGCCCTTCTCGGCTGGGTGATCGCGGGCGTTGCGAAGCTCTGGTTCGTCGACCGCATGGTCTGGCTCTACAATGACATGGCAGGTCCGGTTCCTGCAGCGGCCCCCGCCCGCGCGGATCGGCCGGTCTTCAACCCGGATGCGACCGGAGCCCCCTGA
- a CDS encoding LutB/LldF family L-lactate oxidation iron-sulfur protein — protein MDVTSPAFKDKAAHALTDAQLQRALGNIGHGFVHKRRQAADALPEFERLRDEAREIKTHTLAHLDLYIEAFADKVAAAGGQVHFAETAYDARRAVVDICRMHEARTVTKAKSMVSEEIELNRYLKKKGIAPIETDLGEYILQIRNEAPSHIIAPAIHLTRDQIEADFRRVHRHLSEARALDEPASLLAEARAILREKFLSSDVGITGANFLVAETGSAVIVTNEGNADLTQSLPKVHIVVTSIEKLVPTMEDASTLLRVLARSATGQDMSVYTTVTTGPRRPDDPDGPEEFHVVLVDNGRSGMLGTDFQEMLRCIRCGACMNHCPVYQAVGGHSYGWVYPGPMGAVLTPSLVGVEQTGHLPNASTFCGRCESVCPVRIPLPKLMRHWREDEFARHLQPRAARYGLGVWAFVARRPRLYRLATGLAAATLSRLAGSRGRLARLPLAGGWTRHRDLPAPAPRTFMAEWKARKRA, from the coding sequence ATGGACGTCACGTCCCCCGCCTTCAAGGACAAGGCCGCTCACGCGCTTACCGACGCGCAGCTCCAGCGCGCGCTCGGCAACATCGGGCACGGCTTCGTTCATAAGCGGCGCCAGGCGGCGGACGCGCTGCCGGAATTCGAGCGGCTGCGCGACGAAGCCCGGGAGATCAAGACCCACACGCTGGCGCATCTCGACCTCTACATCGAGGCCTTCGCCGACAAGGTCGCCGCCGCCGGCGGCCAGGTCCATTTCGCCGAGACCGCCTACGACGCGCGCCGCGCCGTGGTCGACATCTGCCGGATGCACGAGGCCCGGACGGTCACCAAAGCGAAGTCGATGGTCAGCGAGGAGATCGAGCTCAACCGCTATCTCAAGAAGAAGGGCATTGCCCCGATCGAGACGGATCTCGGCGAGTACATTCTGCAGATCCGCAACGAGGCGCCGAGCCACATCATCGCGCCGGCGATCCATCTGACCCGCGATCAGATCGAGGCGGATTTCCGCCGTGTGCACAGGCATCTGTCCGAGGCACGTGCACTGGACGAACCGGCCTCGCTGCTCGCCGAGGCGCGCGCGATCCTGCGCGAAAAGTTCCTGAGCTCGGACGTGGGCATCACCGGGGCGAACTTTCTGGTCGCGGAAACCGGCTCGGCGGTGATCGTCACCAACGAAGGCAACGCCGACCTCACCCAGTCGCTGCCGAAGGTGCACATCGTCGTCACCTCCATCGAAAAGCTGGTGCCGACGATGGAGGACGCCTCGACGCTTCTGCGCGTGCTGGCCCGCTCGGCAACCGGCCAGGACATGTCCGTCTACACCACGGTGACCACGGGTCCGCGGCGTCCCGACGACCCGGACGGGCCGGAAGAATTCCACGTGGTGCTGGTCGACAACGGCCGCTCCGGCATGCTCGGGACCGACTTTCAGGAGATGCTGCGCTGCATCCGCTGCGGCGCCTGCATGAACCACTGCCCCGTCTATCAGGCAGTCGGCGGACACAGCTACGGCTGGGTCTATCCCGGTCCGATGGGCGCCGTTCTCACCCCCTCCCTCGTCGGGGTCGAGCAGACCGGCCATTTGCCCAACGCATCCACCTTCTGCGGCCGCTGCGAGAGCGTCTGCCCGGTGCGCATTCCACTGCCAAAGCTGATGCGCCACTGGCGCGAGGACGAGTTCGCGCGGCACCTGCAGCCCCGGGCGGCAAGGTACGGTCTCGGCGTCTGGGCCTTCGTCGCGCGGCGGCCCAGGCTCTACCGGCTGGCGACAGGCCTGGCAGCGGCGACACTGTCCCGCCTGGCCGGATCGCGCGGACGCTTGGCGCGGCTGCCGCTTGCCGGCGGATGGACGCGTCACCGGGACTTGCCTGCGCCGGCGCCGCGCACCTTCATGGCCGAATGGAAGGCGAGGAAGCGGGCATGA
- a CDS encoding (Fe-S)-binding protein, protein MSDIRPDGEGPLRVALFVTCLVDLFRPVVGFAAIKLLEDAGVAVEVPDTQTCCGQPAFNSGDQPGSRAIARQVIAAFEDYDYVVVPSGSCGAMIARHYPDLFKHEPDWHGRAEALAARTHELVSFLVDVLGVTGVAAHFDGTVTYHDSCSGLRELSIKAQPRDLLSSVSGLRLTELEDAEVCCGFGGTFCVKYPDISNAMVGRKAEAIEKSGAGTVLAGDIGCLMNMAGKLTRLNKPVAARHVAEVLAEMADEPPIAGDAGSGRPGGS, encoded by the coding sequence ATGAGCGACATTCGACCGGACGGCGAAGGTCCCTTGCGCGTCGCCCTGTTCGTTACCTGCCTTGTCGACCTGTTCCGGCCGGTCGTGGGTTTCGCGGCGATCAAGCTGCTGGAGGACGCGGGTGTCGCCGTCGAGGTCCCGGACACCCAGACCTGCTGCGGCCAGCCGGCCTTCAATTCCGGCGATCAGCCCGGCAGCCGCGCCATCGCCCGCCAGGTGATCGCCGCGTTCGAGGATTATGACTATGTCGTCGTGCCGTCCGGCTCCTGCGGAGCGATGATCGCACGGCACTATCCGGACCTCTTCAAGCACGAACCCGACTGGCACGGCCGCGCGGAAGCGCTTGCCGCCAGGACCCACGAACTGGTCTCCTTTCTGGTCGACGTCCTCGGCGTCACCGGAGTCGCGGCGCACTTCGACGGCACGGTGACCTATCACGACTCGTGTTCGGGCCTCAGGGAGCTGTCCATCAAGGCCCAGCCGCGTGATCTGCTGTCGTCCGTTTCGGGGCTCCGCCTCACCGAACTGGAGGACGCCGAGGTCTGCTGCGGGTTCGGCGGAACCTTCTGCGTCAAATATCCCGACATCTCCAACGCGATGGTCGGCCGCAAGGCGGAGGCGATCGAGAAGAGCGGCGCGGGAACGGTGCTTGCCGGCGATATCGGCTGCCTGATGAACATGGCCGGAAAGCTGACCCGGCTGAACAAGCCGGTTGCCGCGCGCCATGTGGCCGAGGTCCTCGCCGAGATGGCCGACGAACCGCCGATCGCCGGCGATGCCGGGTCCGGCCGACCAGGGGGCAGCTAG
- a CDS encoding LutC/YkgG family protein, whose translation MKAKDAILGRIRSGLGVDPAHDEARRLWVQDRLARHPRNTVPSRGGLPLDEQVALFRAQVEAVSATTDRVSDRAGVAAAIAAYVNGRNDLSPLRRGDDPRFAEIDWRQVPGEVLTGAAEDGDRIGLSYALAGIAETGTSVLASGPDNPTTLAFLPDISIILVDVDTLCGDMESAFDRVRTRYDGAVPRTLNLITGPSRSADIEQTLLLGAHGPRALHVILVG comes from the coding sequence ATGAAGGCGAAGGACGCGATCCTGGGGCGCATCCGCAGCGGCCTCGGCGTCGACCCCGCCCACGATGAGGCGCGTCGCCTGTGGGTTCAGGACCGCCTCGCCCGGCATCCCCGCAACACCGTCCCCTCCAGGGGCGGCCTGCCACTTGACGAGCAGGTGGCGCTCTTCCGCGCACAGGTCGAAGCCGTATCCGCAACCACCGACCGGGTCTCCGACCGGGCCGGCGTGGCTGCGGCGATCGCGGCTTATGTGAACGGCCGCAACGATCTCTCGCCGTTGCGCCGGGGCGACGATCCCCGCTTCGCCGAGATCGACTGGAGACAGGTCCCCGGCGAGGTGCTGACCGGCGCGGCCGAGGACGGAGACCGGATCGGATTGTCCTACGCCCTGGCGGGGATCGCTGAAACCGGGACCTCGGTGCTCGCGTCAGGCCCCGACAATCCGACCACCCTCGCCTTTCTGCCCGACATTTCCATCATCCTGGTCGATGTCGATACGCTGTGCGGCGACATGGAAAGCGCGTTCGACCGGGTCCGCACCCGCTATGACGGCGCGGTGCCGCGCACGCTGAACCTGATTACCGGCCCCTCCCGGTCGGCCGACATCGAGCAGACGCTGCTTCTCGGGGCGCACGGGCCGCGCGCCCTGCACGTCATTCTGGTCGGCTGA